The following proteins are encoded in a genomic region of Paraburkholderia flagellata:
- the glaH gene encoding glutarate dioxygenase GlaH, protein MNAPLAKPILPPRGASFSVSPHPDHHRIMHVTGERDALVGFLRDAHDIDVQNLEYVPFMRYYLADLLAKRLGENFAQTLVDLVKDRRHGGFTIGLQGLTDDPADFVKFGTAIGHILGPGNHDAMSGTYFARFVVKHTDDSDSYLRQAYRLFTMHTDGTFVSEATDWLLMMKFAERNAVGGESRFLHLDDWAERDQFVNHKFGTRPFLYKAPGSKNVSEKIERPLFFQSEFGLSISFIDQFVQPSNREEAEFLRELSASMEASIGTTEVVLPVGDLVVLNNYFYLHGRAPFKKNEALFRELMRQRGMFSQ, encoded by the coding sequence ATGAACGCACCGCTTGCCAAGCCGATCTTGCCCCCTCGCGGCGCCTCTTTTAGCGTGTCGCCGCATCCGGATCATCACCGCATCATGCATGTGACGGGCGAGCGCGATGCGCTGGTCGGGTTTCTTCGCGATGCGCACGATATCGACGTGCAGAACCTCGAGTACGTCCCGTTCATGCGCTATTACCTCGCCGATCTGTTGGCCAAACGCCTTGGCGAAAACTTCGCGCAGACACTAGTGGATCTCGTGAAGGACCGTCGCCACGGCGGCTTCACGATCGGCCTGCAAGGGCTCACGGACGACCCCGCCGACTTCGTCAAATTCGGCACGGCAATAGGCCACATTCTCGGGCCCGGCAATCACGACGCCATGTCCGGCACCTATTTCGCGCGCTTCGTCGTGAAGCACACGGACGATAGCGATTCCTACCTTCGCCAGGCCTACCGCCTCTTCACGATGCACACCGACGGCACGTTCGTTAGCGAGGCTACCGACTGGCTGTTGATGATGAAGTTCGCGGAGCGCAACGCCGTGGGCGGCGAGTCGCGCTTCCTGCATCTCGATGACTGGGCAGAGCGCGATCAGTTCGTCAATCACAAGTTCGGTACGCGGCCGTTTCTCTACAAAGCGCCGGGCTCCAAGAACGTCAGCGAGAAGATTGAGCGGCCGCTGTTCTTCCAGAGCGAGTTCGGGCTGTCGATCTCGTTCATCGATCAGTTCGTGCAGCCTTCCAATCGTGAGGAAGCCGAGTTTTTGCGCGAACTCTCTGCGTCGATGGAAGCGTCCATTGGCACCACGGAAGTGGTCCTGCCTGTTGGCGACCTCGTCGTGTTGAACAACTACTTCTATCTGCATGGGCGTGCTCCGTTCAAGAAGAATGAGGCGCTGTTTCGCGAGTTGATGCGCCAGCGCGGCATGTTCTCGCAATGA
- a CDS encoding LysR family transcriptional regulator has protein sequence MIEARQLRYFVAVVEELHFARAADRLDIAQSALSAQIQRLEREIGVRLLNRNKRQPVTLTDAGRLFHAEAVAALRHIERADQVGRLAARGLAGIVRIGFVASGVTSGVLSDTLRAFRQSHPDVRIEVVPMETPRQFEALDSGEIDVGILRPRRRYPAGIVATNVHTEHLMVAMADHHPLAARRKLHARDLKDQSFISPQFNEEEGFGEVLAALGAAGGFSALLDYRVQDFISVLTLASAGYGVAVVPESMSRFALPGLCFRPVTDFEFPVHLAMASRRRELSPAVRAFIKTPLAPSAPG, from the coding sequence ATGATCGAAGCCCGCCAGCTCAGATATTTCGTCGCCGTCGTCGAGGAACTGCATTTCGCGCGCGCCGCCGATCGCCTCGACATCGCGCAGTCGGCACTGAGCGCCCAGATTCAGCGCCTTGAACGCGAGATCGGCGTGCGTCTGCTGAACCGCAACAAGCGGCAGCCGGTGACACTCACCGACGCGGGGCGTCTCTTCCACGCCGAAGCGGTAGCCGCGCTGCGGCACATCGAGCGTGCGGACCAGGTCGGGCGTCTGGCGGCGCGCGGTCTGGCCGGCATTGTGCGGATCGGCTTCGTCGCGTCCGGCGTCACGAGCGGCGTGCTGTCCGACACGCTGCGCGCGTTTCGCCAGTCGCATCCGGACGTGCGCATCGAGGTCGTGCCGATGGAAACGCCACGGCAGTTCGAGGCGCTCGACAGCGGGGAGATCGACGTCGGCATCCTGCGGCCGCGCCGCCGTTATCCTGCGGGTATTGTGGCCACCAACGTCCATACCGAGCACCTCATGGTCGCGATGGCCGACCACCATCCGCTCGCCGCGCGCCGCAAGCTCCATGCGCGCGACCTGAAAGACCAGTCGTTCATTTCGCCCCAGTTCAACGAGGAAGAAGGGTTCGGCGAGGTGCTGGCCGCGCTCGGCGCCGCAGGCGGCTTCTCGGCCCTCCTCGACTATCGCGTGCAGGACTTTATTTCCGTACTCACTCTCGCGTCCGCTGGCTATGGCGTGGCCGTCGTGCCCGAATCGATGTCGAGGTTCGCGCTGCCCGGCCTGTGTTTCAGGCCCGTCACCGATTTCGAATTTCCCGTCCACCTCGCGATGGCGAGCAGACGGCGGGAACTCTCCCCGGCAGTGCGCGCCTTCATCAAGACGCCGCTCGCGCCCTCTGCGCCGGGATAG
- a CDS encoding AraC family transcriptional regulator translates to MSETVCPALPGQSAAQVFNVDLASCAPGHASIRDWYEILHENYFRLDVRVGSSFRSGSLERVDIGNIRACMLKCDPMLTERRASPAGPDTRDFYVVEIPQATPVTLTQRGRESVIQPGDFAIVNGAEGYTFAMAQRNEVRTLRIPCRSLLQRLPAVDDKVALTCHGSEPTVALFLEFAQTWGRHANALPADLRERTEQHLLDLLVMALSGTCNATSETSVRSAHRQRALRTIEEQFTNPALEPVDIARTLGLSERYLQKIFAEREETVSSAIRRRRILEAKRLLATRAQNRQSVTQIAFSVGFSDPSHFSRVFRQETGVSPVQYASTGVD, encoded by the coding sequence ATGTCCGAGACCGTATGCCCGGCGCTGCCCGGGCAGAGCGCTGCGCAGGTCTTCAACGTGGACCTGGCTTCCTGCGCGCCCGGCCACGCCAGCATTCGCGACTGGTACGAGATTCTGCACGAGAACTATTTTCGGCTCGACGTGAGGGTCGGCAGCAGCTTTCGTTCGGGCTCGCTCGAGCGCGTCGATATCGGCAACATCCGCGCGTGCATGCTCAAGTGCGATCCTATGCTGACCGAGCGCCGCGCCTCGCCGGCAGGTCCGGACACGCGCGACTTCTACGTCGTCGAGATTCCGCAGGCCACGCCCGTCACGCTCACGCAGCGCGGCCGCGAAAGCGTGATCCAGCCGGGCGACTTCGCGATCGTGAACGGCGCGGAAGGCTACACGTTCGCTATGGCGCAGCGCAACGAGGTGCGCACCTTGCGCATTCCGTGCCGATCGCTGCTGCAGCGGCTGCCCGCCGTCGACGACAAGGTGGCACTAACGTGTCACGGCAGCGAACCGACCGTGGCGCTCTTCCTCGAATTCGCGCAGACCTGGGGACGACATGCCAACGCGTTGCCGGCCGACCTGCGCGAACGCACCGAGCAGCATCTGCTCGACCTCCTCGTCATGGCGCTATCGGGCACGTGCAACGCAACCAGCGAGACGTCCGTGCGCAGCGCCCACCGCCAGCGCGCGTTGCGTACCATTGAGGAGCAGTTCACCAATCCCGCACTCGAACCCGTCGACATCGCCCGCACGCTTGGACTTTCCGAACGCTATCTTCAGAAGATTTTCGCCGAACGCGAGGAAACCGTCTCTTCCGCCATTCGCCGGCGACGCATTCTCGAAGCAAAGCGCCTGCTCGCGACGCGCGCGCAAAATCGCCAGAGCGTCACGCAGATCGCATTCTCTGTCGGTTTCTCCGACCCGTCCCATTTCAGCCGCGTATTCCGCCAGGAAACCGGCGTCTCGCCCGTCCAGTATGCGAGCACCGGCGTCGACTGA
- a CDS encoding aminotransferase-like domain-containing protein → MQRIVDHFHILIDTGKLHSGMKIPSIRNFAESHGVSVSTVVDAYDRLVADGLLVPRQNAGFFVRSFGHAAYLCDDSAQNNAGSFDSRWMLNRIWQSHDVAINPGCGWLPPRWMDEEGLRRTMRTMSLHANGSMVGYGTPKGYLPLRWKISDWLSQQEIFCPPDQLLMTTGAAHALGILIQHLVKPGDTVFVDRPGYSLVFAHLKRMGANVIGVPWTPSGPDIAVLAQLLSQHTPRAWFTNARLHNPTGASCSTPIAHKLLQLCAQHDFLIVEDDVCAELDSTARRPLASMDQLERVIYVGSFSKTVSPAMRVGYIAAHPDLIEDLTQFKMITGLTSSEVGERFVYQMLTDGRHRKHLKGLRENLARAQQDARRKLVEAGMVLFNDASEGMFAWARHPAHDDSRALSSRALDKDIYLAPGQLFFHDEHVTPWMRFNVGYCDHDALFDFLAGV, encoded by the coding sequence GTGCAACGCATCGTCGACCATTTCCATATCCTGATCGACACCGGCAAGCTGCACTCCGGCATGAAGATTCCATCGATCCGTAATTTCGCCGAATCGCATGGCGTGAGCGTGTCGACCGTTGTCGACGCGTACGATCGCCTCGTGGCCGATGGTCTGCTCGTGCCACGCCAGAACGCCGGGTTCTTTGTGCGCAGTTTCGGCCATGCGGCCTACCTCTGCGACGACAGCGCGCAGAATAACGCGGGCAGCTTCGATTCGCGCTGGATGCTCAACCGCATCTGGCAGAGTCACGACGTCGCGATCAATCCGGGCTGTGGCTGGCTGCCGCCACGCTGGATGGACGAAGAAGGGTTGCGCCGCACGATGCGCACGATGTCGTTGCACGCCAACGGCTCGATGGTCGGCTACGGCACGCCGAAAGGGTATCTGCCGTTGCGCTGGAAGATCTCCGACTGGCTGAGCCAGCAGGAGATCTTCTGCCCGCCCGACCAGTTGCTGATGACGACGGGCGCCGCGCATGCGCTGGGGATTCTGATCCAGCATCTCGTGAAGCCCGGCGACACGGTGTTCGTCGATCGTCCCGGTTACAGCCTCGTGTTCGCCCATCTGAAACGAATGGGCGCCAACGTGATCGGCGTGCCGTGGACGCCTTCGGGGCCCGACATCGCGGTGCTCGCGCAACTGCTCTCGCAGCACACGCCGCGCGCGTGGTTCACGAACGCGCGCCTGCACAATCCCACGGGCGCCTCGTGCTCCACACCCATCGCGCACAAGCTGCTGCAGCTCTGCGCGCAGCACGACTTCCTCATCGTCGAAGACGACGTCTGCGCCGAACTCGACAGCACTGCGCGCCGTCCGCTCGCGAGCATGGATCAGCTCGAACGCGTCATCTACGTCGGCAGTTTTTCGAAAACCGTTTCGCCGGCCATGCGCGTCGGCTATATCGCGGCACACCCTGACCTGATCGAGGACCTGACCCAGTTCAAGATGATTACGGGCCTTACGAGTTCCGAGGTCGGTGAGCGCTTCGTCTATCAGATGCTCACGGACGGACGGCACCGTAAGCACCTGAAGGGGCTGCGAGAGAATCTCGCGCGCGCACAGCAGGACGCGCGGCGCAAGCTCGTCGAAGCGGGCATGGTCCTCTTCAACGACGCGAGCGAAGGCATGTTCGCCTGGGCTCGCCACCCGGCCCACGACGACTCGCGCGCGCTGTCCAGCCGGGCGCTGGACAAGGACATCTATCTCGCGCCCGGCCAGCTCTTCTTCCACGACGAACACGTGACGCCGTGGATGCGCTTCAACGTCGGCTACTGCGACCACGACGCCCTGTTCGATTTTCTCGCCGGCGTCTAG
- a CDS encoding porin: MKIYRVVALPLAVLAGGAHAQSSVTLYGVVDLGIDYANNVVNASNGQAVAGSGGKLFQMQSGVPLGSRWGLKGTEDLGGGLSAIFRLESGFDATNGAAGGGLAFSRNAYVGLQSTRYGTLTFGRQWDANVDLLEPFTLNGQYGGWYFAHPNDMDNLDNGFSVANAIKYVSPTIGGFTAEGHYSLGGHAGQFSTDSTWSAAVAYAGGAFSAGVGYLRVNDPLTAVSGYASGGSFTNAIFGDALARARSQNVLAVGASYVIGSFKLSANFSDTAFRSANGGGDVTFQNYELSGIYNMTSALLFGAGFTYTVGHDHASDTTPKYQQANVIAQYALSKRTSVYAMGVFQNASGDASVAQIAGFNPSSTSRQVAARLGITHSF; this comes from the coding sequence ATGAAGATCTATCGGGTCGTGGCGTTGCCGCTCGCGGTGCTGGCAGGCGGCGCGCACGCGCAGAGTTCCGTCACGCTGTATGGCGTTGTGGATCTGGGCATCGACTATGCGAACAACGTCGTCAATGCGTCGAACGGGCAAGCCGTGGCGGGCAGCGGCGGCAAGCTGTTTCAGATGCAAAGCGGCGTGCCGCTCGGCAGCCGCTGGGGGCTCAAGGGCACGGAGGACCTGGGCGGCGGGTTGAGCGCGATCTTCCGTCTGGAAAGCGGCTTCGATGCCACGAATGGCGCCGCGGGCGGCGGCCTCGCATTCTCGCGCAACGCCTATGTGGGGCTGCAGTCCACGCGCTACGGCACGCTGACCTTCGGGCGCCAATGGGACGCCAACGTCGATCTGCTCGAACCGTTCACACTCAACGGCCAGTACGGCGGCTGGTACTTCGCACACCCCAACGACATGGACAACCTCGACAATGGCTTTTCCGTCGCGAACGCCATCAAGTACGTGAGCCCGACCATCGGAGGCTTCACGGCCGAGGGGCATTATTCCCTGGGCGGCCACGCGGGGCAGTTTTCCACCGACTCCACCTGGAGCGCCGCCGTGGCTTACGCGGGCGGCGCCTTCAGCGCGGGCGTCGGCTACCTGCGCGTGAACGATCCGTTGACGGCGGTGTCGGGCTACGCGTCGGGCGGCAGCTTCACGAACGCGATCTTCGGCGACGCGCTCGCACGGGCGCGCAGCCAGAACGTGCTGGCCGTGGGCGCGTCGTACGTCATCGGGTCGTTCAAGCTCTCTGCGAACTTTTCCGATACGGCATTTCGTTCTGCCAACGGTGGCGGCGACGTCACGTTCCAGAACTACGAGCTCTCCGGCATCTACAACATGACGAGCGCATTGCTGTTCGGCGCGGGCTTTACGTACACCGTGGGCCACGATCACGCGAGCGATACCACGCCGAAGTATCAGCAGGCCAACGTGATCGCGCAGTACGCTCTGTCCAAGCGCACGTCGGTCTATGCGATGGGCGTGTTCCAGAACGCGTCGGGCGATGCATCCGTGGCCCAGATCGCCGGCTTCAATCCGTCGAGCACGAGCCGTCAGGTCGCGGCGCGTCTTGGCATCACGCACTCGTTCTAA
- a CDS encoding purine-cytosine permease family protein, whose product MEISVKGSDPDPGYAAGPVPDSARMSRRSLTMAWWAICSAMFWLVVSATLAINFGTANTLIGLALSVATYSLINGIITRYAIRSGLSVALFSRVLFGSFGAPLATLIFFATAIYYALFEGSVIAIAINAYFPAVSLHMSYLIVVAYSVLLVFGSVQSWLDKFNGVLLPFYLVGLVAAVVAACHSGGSTTAWLTLGPAGGAPASGWWNCYTAFMGVWILMMYTWDYARFGKKEDAAYHARRNFGWPFYAFTFLVNGAVGIFLAGTLAAEGALSEVSVVLALLKTMGFAGLLFVWVTQTRINTANFYLASTNMHAFFQSALKLDLPKFFWSIVVGAIVYVLMLSNVFSFILQALAWQGIFVVAWVAIALTHILSPHYGAIVGEEIEYRRERVVSLNPCGLAAWFASAAVGIALLEAGGTLATFSAPAAAVSAALIYRLALSFAGKRAFVRDVTF is encoded by the coding sequence ATGGAAATTTCAGTGAAGGGCAGCGATCCGGACCCGGGCTACGCTGCGGGTCCGGTGCCGGACAGCGCCCGCATGTCGCGGCGCTCGCTCACGATGGCGTGGTGGGCGATTTGCAGCGCGATGTTCTGGCTTGTCGTCTCGGCGACGCTCGCGATCAATTTCGGCACGGCCAATACGCTGATCGGGCTTGCGTTGTCGGTCGCGACGTATAGCCTCATCAACGGCATCATCACGCGCTACGCGATCCGCAGCGGCCTTTCGGTCGCGCTGTTTTCGCGCGTGCTGTTCGGCAGCTTCGGTGCGCCGCTCGCTACGCTGATCTTCTTTGCCACGGCGATCTACTACGCACTCTTCGAAGGATCGGTGATCGCCATTGCGATCAACGCGTATTTTCCGGCCGTCTCGCTGCATATGTCCTACCTCATCGTCGTGGCATACAGCGTGTTGCTCGTTTTCGGCAGCGTGCAAAGCTGGCTCGACAAGTTCAACGGCGTGCTGCTGCCGTTCTATCTCGTCGGTCTTGTGGCGGCCGTCGTTGCGGCATGCCATTCCGGTGGCAGCACGACGGCGTGGTTGACGCTGGGCCCGGCCGGCGGGGCACCCGCGAGCGGTTGGTGGAACTGCTATACGGCCTTCATGGGCGTCTGGATCCTCATGATGTACACGTGGGACTACGCGCGCTTTGGCAAGAAGGAAGACGCGGCGTATCACGCGCGGCGCAATTTCGGATGGCCGTTCTACGCGTTCACGTTCCTCGTCAACGGCGCGGTGGGAATCTTCCTCGCTGGCACACTCGCCGCCGAGGGCGCGCTTTCCGAGGTGTCCGTCGTGCTCGCACTGCTCAAGACGATGGGCTTCGCCGGCCTGCTGTTCGTGTGGGTCACGCAGACGCGCATCAATACCGCCAACTTCTACCTCGCCTCGACCAACATGCATGCGTTCTTTCAGAGCGCCTTGAAGCTCGATCTGCCGAAGTTCTTCTGGTCGATCGTCGTGGGGGCGATCGTCTACGTGCTCATGCTCTCGAACGTGTTCAGTTTCATTCTGCAGGCGCTGGCGTGGCAGGGCATCTTCGTCGTCGCGTGGGTCGCGATCGCGCTTACGCATATCCTGTCGCCGCACTACGGCGCGATCGTTGGCGAAGAGATCGAGTACCGGCGCGAGCGCGTCGTGTCGCTCAACCCGTGCGGGCTCGCAGCATGGTTCGCTTCGGCGGCGGTCGGCATCGCATTGCTCGAGGCGGGCGGAACGCTCGCCACGTTCTCGGCCCCGGCCGCCGCTGTGAGTGCGGCGCTGATCTATCGCCTGGCGCTCTCGTTTGCCGGCAAGCGTGCGTTCGTTCGCGATGTCACGTTTTAA
- the capA gene encoding caprolactamase subunit alpha, which produces MNSKQYRLGVDAGGTFTDFVLADGTGRMHLFKATSTPDDGTRAIADGLGQISEALGEPVSKILSRLDLCVNGTTVALNALIQHKGVKTGLICTAGHEDSLEIRLGHKEEGHRYDARYPSAKMLVERYLRKPVRERVLSDGTVHTPLNEDDVRLACEIFRAEGVEAVAVSFLWSVANGAHERRAAEIVREMLPDVYVSVGLEVFPQMREYTRTSTTVVNAYLGPVLSRYVNRIERFYVENGVESPVRFYQSNGGMASPEVMNTRAVNAINSGPASAPRAAMFVAKPFGYRNLITVDMGGTSFDITLTKDGVTNVNKDIDFLRYRIGTPMIQVETLGAGGGSIAWIDPMGLLKVGPQSAGAVPGPACYMRGGAEPTVTDANVVLGYLNPESLLGGRVKIDGDASRKAIEERIAKPLDLGVGKAAYGIYNIVNVNMINGIRRVSIERGYDPRDFVLIAAGGATSLHIAGLAREIGVKTVLVPKLASGLCAFGQLLSDVKYNYMAACPMRVEPHTSFERVQQQFERLEADAVAALEREGFSRERIHVERQLDMRYTGQVHECSVTIGAMQVNGETFGAIREMFDNRHKQLFTYAEPESQVEIVNIESTVYGVLDQPPAQIIEAGNGATELAVKASRNMIFGKGENVESLDSPVYDGTRLGANDEVAGPAVIEEVTTSIVLPPGWRARLDATGVYVLTDTGEAD; this is translated from the coding sequence ATGAACAGCAAGCAATATCGCCTTGGCGTAGACGCGGGCGGCACCTTTACCGATTTCGTCCTCGCGGACGGCACGGGCCGCATGCATTTGTTCAAGGCCACTTCGACGCCCGACGATGGCACGCGGGCCATCGCCGATGGCCTCGGCCAGATCTCGGAAGCGCTCGGCGAGCCCGTCAGCAAGATCCTCTCGCGGCTCGACCTCTGCGTGAACGGTACGACCGTAGCGCTGAATGCGCTGATTCAGCACAAGGGCGTGAAAACCGGCCTCATTTGTACAGCCGGCCACGAAGACTCGCTCGAGATCCGCCTCGGTCACAAGGAAGAGGGGCACCGTTACGACGCGCGCTACCCGTCGGCGAAGATGCTCGTCGAACGCTATTTGCGCAAGCCCGTGCGCGAACGCGTGCTTTCCGACGGCACCGTGCACACGCCGCTGAACGAAGACGACGTGCGCCTTGCGTGCGAGATCTTCCGCGCCGAAGGCGTGGAGGCCGTGGCGGTCTCGTTCCTGTGGTCCGTCGCGAACGGCGCGCACGAACGGCGCGCCGCGGAGATCGTGCGCGAGATGCTGCCGGACGTCTACGTCTCGGTCGGTCTCGAAGTCTTTCCGCAGATGCGCGAATACACGCGCACCTCGACGACCGTGGTGAACGCCTACCTCGGCCCCGTGCTTTCGCGTTACGTGAACCGCATCGAGCGCTTTTACGTCGAAAACGGCGTCGAGTCACCGGTGCGCTTCTATCAATCGAACGGCGGCATGGCTTCGCCGGAAGTAATGAATACACGCGCAGTCAACGCGATCAACTCGGGGCCGGCATCGGCGCCGCGCGCCGCAATGTTCGTCGCGAAGCCGTTCGGCTACCGGAACCTCATTACTGTGGACATGGGTGGCACGTCGTTCGACATCACGCTAACGAAGGACGGTGTCACCAACGTCAACAAGGACATCGACTTCCTGCGCTACCGCATCGGCACGCCGATGATCCAGGTCGAGACGCTCGGCGCGGGCGGCGGCTCGATTGCGTGGATCGACCCGATGGGCCTGCTCAAGGTCGGGCCGCAAAGCGCGGGTGCGGTACCGGGCCCGGCCTGCTACATGCGCGGCGGCGCGGAGCCGACCGTGACCGACGCGAACGTCGTGCTCGGCTACCTCAATCCGGAGTCGCTGCTGGGCGGCCGCGTGAAGATCGACGGCGACGCCTCGCGCAAGGCCATTGAGGAACGCATTGCGAAGCCGCTCGATCTCGGCGTCGGAAAGGCGGCATACGGCATCTACAACATCGTCAACGTCAACATGATCAACGGCATCCGGCGAGTGTCGATCGAGCGCGGTTACGATCCACGCGACTTCGTGCTGATCGCGGCAGGCGGGGCCACGTCGCTCCATATCGCCGGCCTCGCGCGCGAGATCGGCGTGAAAACGGTGCTCGTGCCCAAGCTCGCATCGGGGCTATGCGCGTTCGGGCAGTTGCTCTCTGACGTGAAATACAACTACATGGCGGCTTGCCCCATGCGCGTCGAGCCGCATACGTCGTTCGAGCGCGTGCAGCAGCAGTTCGAGCGTCTCGAAGCCGACGCGGTGGCCGCACTCGAGCGCGAGGGCTTCTCGCGCGAGCGCATCCACGTCGAGCGTCAGCTCGACATGCGCTACACGGGGCAGGTGCACGAATGCTCGGTGACCATCGGCGCGATGCAGGTGAACGGCGAGACGTTCGGCGCGATTCGCGAGATGTTCGACAACCGTCACAAGCAGCTCTTCACCTACGCCGAGCCTGAGAGCCAAGTGGAGATCGTGAACATCGAAAGCACCGTGTACGGCGTGCTCGATCAGCCGCCGGCGCAGATCATCGAAGCCGGCAACGGTGCCACGGAACTTGCTGTCAAGGCGAGCCGCAACATGATTTTCGGCAAAGGCGAAAACGTCGAGAGCCTCGACTCGCCGGTCTACGACGGCACGCGCCTCGGTGCGAACGACGAGGTGGCGGGTCCGGCCGTGATCGAGGAGGTGACGACGTCGATCGTGTTGCCGCCGGGCTGGCGTGCGCGCCTCGATGCAACGGGCGTCTACGTGCTGACCGATACGGGCGAAGCGGATTGA
- the capB gene encoding caprolactamase subunit beta → MARDVDPITLAVVRGVLETTQREMTMTLEKTARSSVFNVAHDYSNAIFNGRPEMILQGQDIPIHLGGLIPAMKEVARFFGDDLHDGDIIYHNDPVYKGSHIVDCCMYKPVFYKGELVFWTVCKGHVTDIGGPVPAGYNPDAKEIYAEGLRIPPVKLWDRGVERYDMVNFMLSNMRSRRDQEGDLKAQLGAVNVGARNLVALLDKYGVETVRACVDELMDMADRHMRQIIRAVPDGVYESSAVLEDSGHGFGEIVIKATVQIEDDTCRIQIESPPQIPYFINSYEGNSISGVYLGLMMFAQLDPPYNEGLYRCVSVDLGPKGTLCNAREPAPHVNCTTTPMETLADAVRLALEKAQPERAVGSWGHSSGVNIAGHDQRNDEEYVTMVLASLVSGAGATGYMDGWHACGPQCCFGALYSGDIETLEYSYPILIHKYGLITDSAGAGQYRGGSGTVWEVEPIGHEMTVVSFGEGRKLPAIGANGATSALPAAKLGRVELKRHGKVIQTHEENAVMTVRDGYCLATYNPGGGGWGSPFERDPARVCEDVRNGIVSIGAARAEYGVVIDPESLRLDHAATQTLRASRG, encoded by the coding sequence ATGGCACGAGATGTCGATCCGATCACACTGGCGGTGGTGCGAGGCGTCCTCGAGACGACCCAGCGCGAAATGACAATGACGCTGGAGAAAACCGCACGGTCCAGTGTCTTCAACGTCGCGCACGATTACAGCAACGCCATCTTCAACGGGCGTCCCGAGATGATCCTGCAGGGCCAGGACATCCCAATCCATCTCGGCGGACTGATTCCGGCCATGAAGGAGGTCGCGCGCTTCTTCGGCGACGACCTGCACGATGGCGACATCATTTACCACAACGATCCCGTCTACAAGGGCAGTCATATCGTCGACTGCTGCATGTACAAGCCCGTCTTCTACAAGGGCGAACTCGTCTTCTGGACTGTTTGCAAAGGGCACGTGACCGACATCGGCGGCCCGGTTCCCGCAGGCTATAACCCGGACGCGAAGGAGATCTACGCCGAAGGCTTGCGCATTCCGCCCGTCAAGCTGTGGGATCGCGGCGTCGAGCGCTACGACATGGTCAACTTCATGTTGAGCAACATGCGCTCGCGCCGCGATCAGGAGGGCGACCTGAAGGCGCAGCTCGGTGCGGTCAACGTCGGCGCGCGCAATCTCGTTGCGCTGCTCGACAAATACGGCGTCGAAACGGTTCGGGCATGCGTGGACGAATTGATGGACATGGCCGACCGCCACATGCGGCAAATCATTCGCGCGGTGCCGGACGGTGTCTACGAAAGCAGCGCCGTGCTCGAAGATTCGGGCCACGGCTTCGGCGAGATTGTCATCAAGGCCACCGTCCAGATCGAGGACGACACGTGCCGCATTCAGATCGAGAGCCCGCCGCAGATTCCATACTTCATCAATTCGTACGAAGGCAACTCGATCTCGGGCGTCTATCTGGGGCTCATGATGTTCGCGCAGCTCGATCCGCCCTATAACGAAGGCCTCTATCGTTGCGTGAGCGTCGATCTCGGCCCGAAGGGCACGCTCTGCAACGCGCGCGAACCCGCGCCGCACGTCAACTGCACGACTACGCCAATGGAGACGCTTGCCGACGCCGTGCGCCTCGCGCTGGAGAAGGCGCAACCCGAGCGCGCCGTTGGTTCGTGGGGGCATTCGAGCGGCGTGAACATCGCAGGCCACGATCAGCGTAACGACGAAGAGTACGTGACGATGGTGCTCGCATCGCTCGTCTCCGGCGCGGGCGCCACGGGCTATATGGACGGGTGGCACGCGTGCGGTCCGCAGTGCTGCTTTGGCGCGCTGTACTCCGGTGACATCGAGACGCTTGAATACTCCTATCCAATCCTGATTCACAAATACGGGCTCATCACCGACAGCGCAGGCGCAGGGCAGTATCGCGGCGGCAGCGGCACGGTGTGGGAAGTCGAACCTATCGGCCACGAAATGACCGTGGTGAGCTTCGGCGAAGGACGCAAGCTACCCGCCATCGGCGCGAACGGTGCGACGAGCGCGCTGCCTGCCGCCAAGCTCGGTCGGGTAGAGCTCAAGCGACACGGCAAGGTGATCCAGACGCACGAAGAAAACGCCGTCATGACCGTGCGTGACGGCTATTGCCTCGCCACCTACAACCCGGGCGGCGGAGGCTGGGGCTCGCCATTCGAGCGCGACCCCGCGCGCGTATGCGAGGACGTGCGCAACGGCATCGTTTCGATCGGCGCCGCGCGCGCCGAATACGGGGTCGTGATCGACCCGGAAAGCCTGCGCCTCGACCACGCCGCCACCCAGACCCTGCGCGCGAGCCGCGGATAA